The Streptomyces laurentii region TCTTCGACCCGCCGGCCCGCCTGCTCGGCGGTCACGGCGCTCATCCGCCCAGGCCGCTCAGGCCGGTGGGCACGTGCATCGCCTTCACCGTCCGTCCGCTGCCGGTGTACATGTGCACCCCGCAGGGCAGGCACGGGTCGAAGCTCCGGACGGCCCGCATGATGTCGATGCCCTTGAAGTTCTCGGGCGTGTTCTCCTCGAAGATTGGGGTGTTCTGCACCGCGTCTTCGTAGGGGCCGGGGGTGCCGAACGTGTCCCGGGTCGAGGCGTTCCACGGTGTCGGCGGATACGGGTGGTAGTTGGCGATCTTGCCGTCCCGGATCACCATGTGGTGCGAGAGCACCCCCCGGACGGCCTCGGTGAAGCCCACCCCGATCGACTCGTCGGGCACCTCGAACTTCTCCCAGGTCTGGGTGCGTCCGGCGCGGACCTCCGCCAGGCCCTTCTCCGCGCAGTGCAGGGCGACGGCCGCCGCGTACGCCTGGAAGTAGGTCCGGGCGCGGTTGCGCTCCAGGGCGTTGCTCCACCGCGGGATCTTCCACTCGAAGGTGGTTTCCGGCTTGGTCAGCGTCCGGGGCAGGTTGATGACGACGCTGTGCCCGGTGGCCTTGACGAAGCCGATGTCGACCAGGCCGGACAGGGCGGTCGACCACAGCCGGGCGAGGGGACCGCCGCCGGTGTCGAGCGCCAGGTGGTCCTTGCCGTCGAACCACCGGGGGGACATCACCCAGCTGTATTTGTCGTCGAAGTTCCGCTTCTGCGGGGCGGGGATGGTGTGCTGGTTCCAGGGGTGCCGGGGGTCGACGGGGTTGCCCAGCGGGTCGCGGGTGACGAACTGCTCCTGCCCTTCCCAGTCGTCGTAGTACGAGCTGCCGAGCAGGATGCGGATGCCGAGGTTGATCCGGGTGAGGTCGTTGGTCACGAGCTTGCCGTCGACCACGACGCCCGGGGTGACGAACATCCGCCGCCCCCAGTCGGTCATGTGGGCGTACGTGAAGTCGCAGTGCTCGGGGTCGTTGAGCGCGCCCCAGCAGCCGAGCAGCACCCGGCGGCGGCCGACCTCCTCGTACCCGGGCAGCGCCTCGTAGAAGAAGTCGAACAGGTCGTCGTGGAGCGGGACGACCCGCTTCATGAACTCCACGTAGCGCATGAGCCGGCTGAGGTAGTCGGTGAAGAGCTGGACCGACGCGATGGTGCCGACACCTCCGGGGTAGAGCGTGGAGGGGTGTACGTGACGCCCCTCCATCAGGCAGAACATCTCCCTGGTGTAGCGGCTGACCTGGAGCGCCTCGCGGTAGAACTCGCCTTCGAGGGGGTTGAGCGAGCGCATGATGTCGGCGATCGTGCGGTAGCCGTGGTCGGCGGCGTGCGGGGCCTCGGTGCGCTCGGCGAGTTCCAGGACCCCGGGGTTGGTCTCACGGACCATCCGCTCGCAGTAGTCGACGCCTACCAGGTTCTCCTGGAAGATGTTGTGGTCGAACATGTACTCGGCGGACTCGCCGAGGTTGATGAGCCACTCCCCCAGGTGCGGGGGCTTCACGCCGTACGCCATGTTCTGCGCGTACACGGAGCACGTGGCGTGGTTGTCACCGCAGATGCCGCAGATGCGGCTGGTGATGAAGTGCGCGTCCCGCGGGTCCTTGCCGCGCATGAACACGCTGTAGCCGCGGAAGACCGAGGACGTGCTGTAGCACTCGGCCACTCTCTTCCGCTTGAAATCGATCTTGGTGTGGATGCCGAGACTGCCCACGATCCGGGTGATGGGGTCCCAGGCCATCTCCACCAGGCCGCTGCCGTCCCCTGCCGTCTTCGCCGGAGATGCCATTGTCTGTACGGTGCCCTTCCTCGGTGCGTCGCTGCGTCGGTGCGTCGCTGCGTCGGGTATCGACTCGTCGCGTCTGTTCGGTTCGTGGGGTCTTCGTCGCATCGCCGGGGCTTCGGGGCGCCGGCTTCACCAGCGGTGCCGGGGAGCGCCTCTCACCACGGCGGCCGGTAGCCGGTGGTGAGCTCGTCACCGGCGTGCCGCCACTTCGGCTCCTTGTCCACGGTCTCGCCCGTGATGTCCCGCAGCCGGCGGATCACGGAGCCGTACACGCGGCTGGCGGTGCTGGAGACCTTGCCGCCGGGCGGTTCGTCCATGAACGGCATGAACTTGTCCGGGAACCCGGGCATCGTGCAGGCGATGCAGATGCCCCCGACGTTCGGACAGCCGCCGATGCCGTTCATCCACCCGCGCTTGGGGACGTTGCACTTCACGACAGGACCCCAACAGCCCAGCCTGACCAGGCACTTAGGCGAGTCGTACGTGGTGGCGAACTGGCCCTGCTCGTAGTAGCCCGCGCGGTCGCACCCCTCGTGCACCGTCGCCCCGAACAGCCAGGCCGGGCGGAGCTTGTCGTCCAGGGGGATCATCGGCGCGGACCCGGCGGCCTGGTAGAGCAGGTACGTCAGGGTCTCCGCGAAGTTGTCCGGCTGAATGGGGCACCCGGGTACGCACACGAGGGGGATGCCGGCGCCGGACCTCCAGTCCCACCCGAGGTAGTCCGGCACGCCCATGGCGCCGGTCGGATTGCCGGCCATGGCGTGGATGCCGCCGTAGCTGGCGCAGGTGCCGATGGCGACCACCGCGAGCGCCTTGGGCGCCAGACGGTCGATCCATTCGCTCGTGGTGATGGGCTGGCCGGTCTCCGGGTCGCTGCCGAAGCCGCACCAGTACCCCTCCGGCTTGATCTTCTCGTTCGGGATCGAGCCTTCGATCACCAGCACGAACGGGTCGATCTCGCCTCGCTCCCCCTTGAAGAACCATTCGATGAACGTGTCGGCACCCTGCACCGGGCCGCACTCGAAATCGATCAGCGGCCAGTGGACCGCGATCTTCGGCAGGCCGGGCAGACCGGCCAGGGCGATCTCCTCGATGCTCGGCTGCATGGCGCCGGTCAGCGCGACCGAGTCGCCGTCACAGCTCAGGCCCGCGTTGATCCAGAGGATGTGGATCGGCTTCTCGTCGCTGCCGGGAGCCGCGCCCTGCCTCTCGACCGGGGCCTGTGTGCCTGCGTTCATGCGTCGCCTCCCACGGAGGATGGGGCGAAGGCCGCCTTCGGGCCTCGCGTACGAGTCAACGGTCGGCCGGACCGGCCGCGCCCGCATCCCGAAGTCCGCGTGATCCCGCGCCCTTCCCCTCCTTACGGACGAACGCCCGGCGCAGTGCGTGGTACGGGGCGGCGGGATCGTCGAAGATCGCCCGCATGCGGCTGAGCTCCTGTTCCCGGTAGGCCGCGAGGGGCGTCGACGCCTCCCGCGCCTCGTACTCCGCCTTCTTCGCCGCGACGCGGCGCGGGGTCCCGGGGTGCGCGGCCAGTCGAGCGGCCAAGCGGGTCATCTCGGCGGCGAACTCCGCCGGCCCACACGCGACGACCCGGTCGACGAGTCCCATGCTCCGGGCGGCGGACGCGGAGACGGGCCGGGCGGCCCGGGTGAGGCGTTCGGCCAGGGCCGGACCCACTCTGCGGGGCAGCGTGTGGGTCCAGTACTCCGACCCGTACAGGCCCATGCGCCGGTAGTGGGGGTTGAGGACGGCGCCCGACCGGCACCAGACCTCGTCGGCGGCGAGGGCCAGCATCACCCCGCCGGCCGCGGCGTTGCCGCCGATCGCACTGACGACGAGCCGGTCGGTGGTCGTCAGGACCGCCTCGACCAGGTCGTTCATGGCGTTGATGGTGGCCCAGGACTCGGCGGCCGGGTCGGCGGCGGCCTCGACGACGCCGAGGTGGATGCCGTTGGAGAAGAAGTCGCGCTGTCCGCCGAGCACGAGGACGGAGGTGGGGCGCCGGCAGGCGGTCCCGTACGCTCTGAGCAGGCGGCGGCAGTGGTCGGTGCTCATCGCGCCCCCGGGGAAGGCGAAGGAGAGCATCCCCACGGCGCCGTGCTCCTGATAGCGGATGTCGGACCAGGTCCGGCCCCGCTCCGGAAGCTGGCGCGGCGCGGGCAGTTCGGGGAGCTCCGGCAGCCGTCCGGCGAGGGCCAGGGTGGCGGGCAGTTTGCAGGCACGTTCCCCACCCGGGCCGGTACGGGCGCGGAGTTCCGGGATCCACACGGCGCCGTCGGCCGTGGCACGGCAGATCGCGCCGGTCCGGGTCGCCAGCAGCTCCCCAGGCCGGCCGCGCAGACCGTCCTCCGCGTGGCCTCCGTGCAGGAACCATTCCTCCCCGAGCAGCTCGTCCCGGACGCCGGGCTGCGAGTCGGCGGCACGCAGGACGCGCAGGACCGTTTCCGTGTCCTGCTCCCAGGAGATCCGCCGCCGCTCCTGGCGGAGGTGGGGACGGGCCCGCACCGGCCCGGTCTGCGGGCGCGGCGTCGCCCCGGCGGCGACCCGTTCGACGGCCAGATGCACGGCGGCCATGGCGGCGTCGGACAACTCATTTCGGTACAGGTCGCTCTTGGCCACCTCGGGGACGCGGAAGGCGGCCGTCGCCCAGACGTCGCCCGCGTCCATCTCCTCGTCGGCCTGCAGGACGGTGACGCCCCACTCGGCGGCGCCGTCGTGGATCGCCCAGTCCAGGGAGGACGGCCCGCGATCGCCCACCGGACCGGGGTGCACGATCAGGCAGATCCGGCTCGACCAGACGTCCCGGGGCACGACCGTCCTCAGCATCGGGGCGACGACCAGGTCGGGCGCGTGCCGCCCGACGGCCTCCCGTACCGCCGCCTCGTCGGGCGTGACCTCCACGGACACGGCGTGCCCGCGGTCCCGCAGCTCGGCCTCGGCGCGCTGGGTGAGGCTGTTGTAGCCGCTGGCGATGAGCAGAATGCGCATGGCAGCCCTTCCGGGTCGTGGTGGAAGCCGCGCGCCGGGGCGGCGGCGGATCGGTGCGCGAGCCCCGGCGATCGTCCGGCACTCCGGGGCGGAGCGAACGGTGACGCTTCCCTCGCCTCACTCGTTCGAGAACTGTTTCCCCACCACGTGGCGGCGACACGCGACGCCGACGTCCGGGCGGGGGGCGGCCGGGGCGTCGCCCGTGCGGCGGGGCGTGGGGCGGGCCGTGGGGTCGGACCCGGACCACGCGGCCGTACGGCACCCCGCGCACACACGACGGCGCGCTCTCTTTGAGGGGCCGGCCGGATCCGGGCCCTCCCGGCGTGCCCGGAACTGCGCAAGATTGCGCGAAAAGATCCCGTCGGCTCCGGTTGGCCTTCACAGTGCCCATGACCTGCGATACCGCCCCGTTCCGGGCCGGCGCCCCGTGAGGAGACCGTGCGATCGACCGAGCACGCCGCGACGGTCGATTTCGTCGAGCGTTCCCCGCACGCCGACCTGCGTCTCGAGCACGTCGCCGCCCACGTGGGCTATTCGCCCTACCACCTGCATCGCTCCTTCCGCCGCGCGTTCGGCCTGGCCCTTCACACCTATGTGCGGCGCAGGCGCCTCACCGAGGCGGCGCGGGCCCTGGTCGACACGTCGGACCCGGTCCTCGGCATCGCGCTCCGTCACGGATTTCGCGGGCAGCAGTCCTTCACCAGCGCGTTCTCCGCGGGCTACGGGGTGCCGCCGGCCACGTGGCGACGCACGCGACCGTTCTTTCCGCTGCTGCCCTACCGCTCCCCGCGGTTCACGGTGGTGTGGCCGAAGGCCTGCTGGTCGGCGCGCGTCTCTCCTGTCACGTTCGAAGCCTCAGGGGAAGACGGCTACGGAGGGCTGGGAATGCTGGTGACGGAGTTCAGGACGGACGTCGTGGCAGGGCCCGAACGGTTCGCGTTATGGAGAGAAGCCACGGGACAGTCGCATATGCCCAATCGGCTACGCAGCAACGCCCACAACGACTTCCAGGCCAGGATGCGGGGGCTGAACTTAAGCGAAGTGCAGGTGGCCGGGCTCGCTTACCCGCATCTGGAGATCGCCCGGACAACGAAGCTGATCCGGCAGTCCGACCCCGAGGTGTATCAGTTCAACTATTTCCTCGGCGGGCATGGGACTCTCACCGTGGACAGGCGCGACGTGGCGCTGGGCGCCGGTGACCTGGTGGTGATGGACAGCAGCCGCCCCTACCAAGGTGAGGTCTACGCCGATCCGGGCAGATGGTCGCATGTGACGGTGCAGTGTCCGCGCGGGCTACTGCCGCTGCCGGAGAAGGCGGTGCAGCGCCTGCTCGCTGTCCCGATCAGCGGGCGCCACGGCATGGGCGGAGTATTGGCCCGCTGGCTGACCGACCTCAACACACGCGCTGGCGAGTTCACCCGAGCCGACATTCCCACCCTCGCCTCGGTCACCCTGGACCTCTTGGCGTCCGTCATCGCCGGCTGTTCCGACGCCGAGAAGGCACTGGACCCAGAGGCCCGCCGAAGCACCCTTCGGGTCCAGATCAACGCGTTCGTCGAGCAGCACCTCGCCGACCCGGCCATGACTCCCCAGACGATCGCGGACGCCCACCACATCTCCCTGCGCCACCTCCAGCAGCTCCTCGCCGAGAACGAGCTGCGCGGGGCCGTCTTCGACCTGGCCACCTTCAACGGCACTTGGCCCGCCCTTGCCGAAGCGGTCTCCGATGAGTAGCTGCGCTCCTGGCAGCGGCACCTGGACGGCCCCGCCCTCGCCGCCCGCCTCCAGGGTCTGCGGCATGTCCTGGCCGACGGCGTCCCGGCCGACGCCCGGGCGAACCACCCCGACGGCGCCTCCGGCGTCCGGAATGCGGTCCTCGCGCTCCTAGACGAGTTCGCCGCCGCACGGCAGGCCGTTCCCCCGGCGCGGATCCCGGCGCCGGAGGAACGGACAGATCCTTCGGGTCCAACAGGCTGACCGGCCGTCGACGGCCGCACCCCACGCCATCGGCCTGTCGTTGGCCCGGCCATGAACCTTCGACCAGTGGATGCACACCGTCGCAGCGACGCCCGGTCCCGGCGAGGACCGCCTCGACCGGCTGCGCGAAGGCGACGGGATCAACGAGCTGGACGCGGGCGAACAGGCCACGTGGGCGCTGTCCGTCATGGCGGACTACACCCGCGAGCCCAAGGGCTGGCAGGCCCGCGTGCTCATCGGACGGACCGGCCCCGAGTGCGTCGGCCCCGCCACCGGATTCGGCTGCCTCAACCACACGGTCGTCGCCGTCATGGACCAGGCGCAGGGCCTCGCGAACACCACCCGCCGGCCGGTGAAGGTCATCCACGGGGTGAACGGCGAGCCGGACCGCTTCCTGCCCGCCCTGGCGAAGCACGCCGCGAGCCTGCGCGGCATCGACTCCTGCGTGTGGGTGGCACTCCCCGAGATCCAGGGCCCGGCCCGCGCCCGCGACGAGCAGCCCCTCGCGGCGCCGGCCACTCACTGACTCGGAAGCCCTGTTGGTTCCAACAGGGCTTACCGACTTCTTCCAAGGGTTTTCCATCTGGAGGGTTCGCCGACCGCACGGGGCCCCTCCGACCCGATTCCAAGTGGCCCTGTCACGGCGGGTGTCGAGGCTCATCGGACACCACGTGGCCGCACCGTCGCTTTCAGCCGGGCCTTCCTCGACATCTACGGCGTATCGCCCTCACCGAGTTCCGCGCGCGGGCCCGCGAGGCCGCGCTGCACGGAACGTCGCTTGTTTCTGCACGCCATGTTCACAGAAGCGGGCCGCCCGAGCCTAAGTTCTTCGGTGCTGGAGGCGACGCCTCGGTGTGAGCAGTCTGGAGGACATGCGTGTAGAGACCACCTAGCCGGCCCTCGTTCCCTCTTCCAAGCGGGGAGAGAGTCGCCCTCGGGGCCCGGCGATGGACGGTCCGACCAGCCCTGCTTCTCCTCCCTCAGTGCGACGAACACAGGTTGGGACATCGATGAAGGTACGTAAGGGGATCGTCCGCGCGATCGGATCCGCCGTGTGCGCGGGCGCCCTGGCATGGCTCGTGATGGCGGGCGGTGTGACGGGCGGAGCCGCCGCGAGCGGCTCCGGCATGAAGGCGGTCGCCGACGAAGGCCCGGGCCATGCCATCGAGGACTTCGGCTACCCGAACGCCGACAAGATCCTCGCGGAGCGGAACATCACACTCAAGCGCGGTGACGGCCACATCCTGCTCGCCGACTGCGCGAGCGCGACCGATCTGCTGGAGGTCTGGTCCCGCAAGAAGGACAAGATCTGCTTCCGCGTCACCGGGACCAGCGGCTACCTGACCCTGGAAATTCCCTCGGTCTTCGCGATCAAGGGGAACGGCTACTCCGCTCAGGTCGACATGACGGTCGGCACCGAGGAGAAGTCGTTCGAGATCGACAAGAACTCCTGGACGCCGGTCGGCGAGAGCGCGGACGAACAGGGCCGCGAGTTCATGCTCATGGAGATCCGGACCACCAAGTAACCGGCGCGTACACCGGCACCACCCTTTCCCGAAGGAAGACACATGTCCCTACCCCGTCCGCGCCCTGCGCGGATCACCGGCCTCCTGGCCGCCACCGCCGTCATATCGGCGGGCCTGATTCCCGCCACCCCCGCCTGGGCGGTGAACGGACCCGAGGCCGCCGCCGGCGCGCATCCCTCCGCGGTGAAGCTGAACCTCGGCGACGAGGCCACCAGCCGGGCCTGCACGGGCACGCTGGTCGACCCCCTGTGGGTCCTGACGGCCACGAGCTGCTTCGCCACCGTCCCGGGAACCTCGGTTCCGGCCGGCAGACCGGCCCTCGAGACCACCGTGACCCTCAGCGACGGCACCTCCGTCGCCGGCATCGAGATCGCGCCGCGCGACGACCGCGACGCCGCACTCGTACGACTGGCCACCCCGGTCGCCGGCATCAAGGCCACGGCACTCGCCGGCTCCGTCCCGGCGCAGGGCACCGACCTGACGGCGGTCGGGTTCGGGCGTACGAAGACCGAGTGGGTACCGAACAAGCCGCACACGGGCGCGTTCACCGTCAGCGCGTCCGACGCGGGCAACCTCACCCTCGCGAGCAAGGGCACCGACGCGATCTGCAAAGGCGACACCGGTGGCCCCCTGCTGAACGCGGCAGGCGAGCTGGTCGGCGTGAACTCGCGCTCCTGGCAAGGTGGTTGCCTGGGCATGAACGCGGCCGAGACCCGTACGGGCGCCATCTCCGCCCGCGTCGACGGCCTCGCCTCCTGGATCGACTCCGTCAAGCAGCGCCCGGTCGTCGTCAAGGGCGGGCAGACGCTGCAGCCCGGTGAGACGATCTCGTCGGAGAACGCGCGGCTCACCATGCAGACCGACGGCAACCTGGTCCTGTACCACCGCACCGGTGGCGAGGGCAAGGGCGGGGCCCTTTGGGCGACCAACACCGAGGGCAACCCCGGGGCGTTCGCGAAGATGCAGGCCGACGGCAACTTCGTGGTCTACAAGAAGGGCGGCGCCGAGTCCGACCCGTCCAGCGCGCTCTGGGCGAGCCAGACCTGGAACAACACCGGTGCCCGCCTGGAGCTGCAGGCGGACGCCAACCTCGTCGTCTACACGAAGGACGGCGGCCACGGCATCGGCGGCCACCTGTGGCACAGCGACACCTACCCCCGCGGGGACAGGCTCGTCTCCGGCGCCAAACTGATGCCCGGTTACTGGCTCACCAACGGCCGGACCGTCCTGCTGATGGACATCCAGGGCAACGTCCACATCCGTGAGGCCGCCACCGGCCGGGAGCTGTGGAGCAAGATCACCTGGGACCGGTACGCGTACCTGCACATGCAGGCCGACGGCAACCTCGTCCTGTACAAGAAGGACGGCGGCGAAGGCCGGGGCGGCGCCCTGTGGGCCACCGACACCTGGAGCGGCGACGGCGGATTCGCCACCCTCGAGAACAACGGCAGCCTGGTCGTGCGCTGGGCCTCGGGCGGTGAGCGCTGGGCGAGCAGCATGCTGCGCGGGGAGGGCTCCGGCCGCTGCCTGGACTCGAACGGCAACACCGGCGCCACGATCTGGGACTGCTGGGGCGGCGGCACCCAGCAGTGGGACGTGACCCCGGCCAAGGAACTGCGCGTGGGCGGCGACAAGTGCCTCACCGCCGACAAGGGCGCCGGCCAGGGCGCGGGGGTGTCGCTCGCCA contains the following coding sequences:
- a CDS encoding nitrogenase protein alpha chain (identified by MetaGeneAnnotator; putative;~sequence version:1); amino-acid sequence: MHTVAATPGPGEDRLDRLREGDGINELDAGEQATWALSVMADYTREPKGWQARVLIGRTGPECVGPATGFGCLNHTVVAVMDQAQGLANTTRRPVKVIHGVNGEPDRFLPALAKHAASLRGIDSCVWVALPEIQGPARARDEQPLAAPATH
- a CDS encoding hydrogenase large subunit (Nickel-dependent hydrogenase; cl00417;~hydrogenase large subunit [Amycolatopsis mediterranei U32];~identified by MetaGeneAnnotator; putative); amino-acid sequence: MEMAWDPITRIVGSLGIHTKIDFKRKRVAECYSTSSVFRGYSVFMRGKDPRDAHFITSRICGICGDNHATCSVYAQNMAYGVKPPHLGEWLINLGESAEYMFDHNIFQENLVGVDYCERMVRETNPGVLELAERTEAPHAADHGYRTIADIMRSLNPLEGEFYREALQVSRYTREMFCLMEGRHVHPSTLYPGGVGTIASVQLFTDYLSRLMRYVEFMKRVVPLHDDLFDFFYEALPGYEEVGRRRVLLGCWGALNDPEHCDFTYAHMTDWGRRMFVTPGVVVDGKLVTNDLTRINLGIRILLGSSYYDDWEGQEQFVTRDPLGNPVDPRHPWNQHTIPAPQKRNFDDKYSWVMSPRWFDGKDHLALDTGGGPLARLWSTALSGLVDIGFVKATGHSVVINLPRTLTKPETTFEWKIPRWSNALERNRARTYFQAYAAAVALHCAEKGLAEVRAGRTQTWEKFEVPDESIGVGFTEAVRGVLSHHMVIRDGKIANYHPYPPTPWNASTRDTFGTPGPYEDAVQNTPIFEENTPENFKGIDIMRAVRSFDPCLPCGVHMYTGSGRTVKAMHVPTGLSGLGG
- a CDS encoding hypothetical protein (identified by MetaGeneAnnotator; putative;~sequence version:1), with translation MKVRKGIVRAIGSAVCAGALAWLVMAGGVTGGAAASGSGMKAVADEGPGHAIEDFGYPNADKILAERNITLKRGDGHILLADCASATDLLEVWSRKKDKICFRVTGTSGYLTLEIPSVFAIKGNGYSAQVDMTVGTEEKSFEIDKNSWTPVGESADEQGREFMLMEIRTTK
- a CDS encoding hydrogenase small subunit (NADH ubiquinone oxidoreductase, 20 Kd subunit; cl15792;~hydrogenase small subunit [Amycolatopsis mediterranei U32];~identified by MetaGeneAnnotator; putative) translates to MNAGTQAPVERQGAAPGSDEKPIHILWINAGLSCDGDSVALTGAMQPSIEEIALAGLPGLPKIAVHWPLIDFECGPVQGADTFIEWFFKGERGEIDPFVLVIEGSIPNEKIKPEGYWCGFGSDPETGQPITTSEWIDRLAPKALAVVAIGTCASYGGIHAMAGNPTGAMGVPDYLGWDWRSGAGIPLVCVPGCPIQPDNFAETLTYLLYQAAGSAPMIPLDDKLRPAWLFGATVHEGCDRAGYYEQGQFATTYDSPKCLVRLGCWGPVVKCNVPKRGWMNGIGGCPNVGGICIACTMPGFPDKFMPFMDEPPGGKVSSTASRVYGSVIRRLRDITGETVDKEPKWRHAGDELTTGYRPPW
- a CDS encoding curculin domain-containing protein lectin (Bulb-type mannose-specific lectin. The domain contains a three-fold internal repeat (beta-prism architecture). The consensus sequence motif QXDXNXVXY is involved in alpha-D-mannose recognition. Lectins are carbohydrate-binding proteins which specifically...; cd00028;~Bulb-type mannose-specific lectin; smart00108;~Q-X-W motif;~Ricin-type beta-trefoil; Carbohydrate-binding domain formed from presumed gene triplication. The domain is foundin a variety of molecules serving diverse functions such as enzymatic activity, inhibitory toxicity and signal transduction. Highly specific...; cd00161;~Ricin-type beta-trefoil; smart00458;~Trypsin-like serine protease; Many of these are synthesized as inactive precursor zymogens that are cleaved during limited proteolysis to generate their active forms. Alignment contains also inactive enzymes that have substitutions of the catalytic triad...; cl00149;~curculin domain-containing protein lectin [Streptomyces sp. C];~dimerization interface [polypeptide binding];~identified by MetaGeneAnnotator; putative;~mannose binding site [chemical binding];~putative sugar binding sites [chemical binding];~substrate binding sites [chemical binding]); translation: MSLPRPRPARITGLLAATAVISAGLIPATPAWAVNGPEAAAGAHPSAVKLNLGDEATSRACTGTLVDPLWVLTATSCFATVPGTSVPAGRPALETTVTLSDGTSVAGIEIAPRDDRDAALVRLATPVAGIKATALAGSVPAQGTDLTAVGFGRTKTEWVPNKPHTGAFTVSASDAGNLTLASKGTDAICKGDTGGPLLNAAGELVGVNSRSWQGGCLGMNAAETRTGAISARVDGLASWIDSVKQRPVVVKGGQTLQPGETISSENARLTMQTDGNLVLYHRTGGEGKGGALWATNTEGNPGAFAKMQADGNFVVYKKGGAESDPSSALWASQTWNNTGARLELQADANLVVYTKDGGHGIGGHLWHSDTYPRGDRLVSGAKLMPGYWLTNGRTVLLMDIQGNVHIREAATGRELWSKITWDRYAYLHMQADGNLVLYKKDGGEGRGGALWATDTWSGDGGFATLENNGSLVVRWASGGERWASSMLRGEGSGRCLDSNGNTGATIWDCWGGGTQQWDVTPAKELRVGGDKCLTADKGAGQGAGVSLATCDGSAEQKWNVNTDNTITAHLNPGQCMNVWGQETANGSRLGLWECNGGSNTKWIRT
- a CDS encoding formyltransferase (C-terminal subdomain of the Formyltransferase-like domain foundin HypX-like proteins; cd08701;~Crotonase/Enoyl-Coenzyme A (CoA) hydratase superfamily. This superfamily contains a diverse set of enzymes including enoyl-CoA hydratase, napthoate synthase, methylmalonyl-CoA decarboxylase, 3-hydoxybutyryl-CoA dehydratase, and dienoyl-CoA isomerase; cd06558;~HypX protein, N-terminal hydrolase domain; cd08650;~catalytic site [active];~enoyl-CoA hydratase; Provisional;~formyltransferase [Streptomyces scabiei 87.22];~identified by MetaGeneAnnotator; putative;~oxyanion hole (OAH) forming residues;~putative active site [active];~putative cosubstrate binding site;~putative substrate binding site [chemical binding];~substrate binding site [chemical binding];~trimer interface [polypeptide binding]), whose protein sequence is MRILLIASGYNSLTQRAEAELRDRGHAVSVEVTPDEAAVREAVGRHAPDLVVAPMLRTVVPRDVWSSRICLIVHPGPVGDRGPSSLDWAIHDGAAEWGVTVLQADEEMDAGDVWATAAFRVPEVAKSDLYRNELSDAAMAAVHLAVERVAAGATPRPQTGPVRARPHLRQERRRISWEQDTETVLRVLRAADSQPGVRDELLGEEWFLHGGHAEDGLRGRPGELLATRTGAICRATADGAVWIPELRARTGPGGERACKLPATLALAGRLPELPELPAPRQLPERGRTWSDIRYQEHGAVGMLSFAFPGGAMSTDHCRRLLRAYGTACRRPTSVLVLGGQRDFFSNGIHLGVVEAAADPAAESWATINAMNDLVEAVLTTTDRLVVSAIGGNAAAGGVMLALAADEVWCRSGAVLNPHYRRMGLYGSEYWTHTLPRRVGPALAERLTRAARPVSASAARSMGLVDRVVACGPAEFAAEMTRLAARLAAHPGTPRRVAAKKAEYEAREASTPLAAYREQELSRMRAIFDDPAAPYHALRRAFVRKEGKGAGSRGLRDAGAAGPADR
- a CDS encoding araC family transcriptional regulator (AraC family transcriptional regulator [Streptomyces bingchenggensis BCW-1];~COG2207 AraC-type DNA-binding domain-containing proteins;~helix_turn_helix, arabinose operon control protein; smart00342;~identified by MetaGeneAnnotator; putative) → MRSTEHAATVDFVERSPHADLRLEHVAAHVGYSPYHLHRSFRRAFGLALHTYVRRRRLTEAARALVDTSDPVLGIALRHGFRGQQSFTSAFSAGYGVPPATWRRTRPFFPLLPYRSPRFTVVWPKACWSARVSPVTFEASGEDGYGGLGMLVTEFRTDVVAGPERFALWREATGQSHMPNRLRSNAHNDFQARMRGLNLSEVQVAGLAYPHLEIARTTKLIRQSDPEVYQFNYFLGGHGTLTVDRRDVALGAGDLVVMDSSRPYQGEVYADPGRWSHVTVQCPRGLLPLPEKAVQRLLAVPISGRHGMGGVLARWLTDLNTRAGEFTRADIPTLASVTLDLLASVIAGCSDAEKALDPEARRSTLRVQINAFVEQHLADPAMTPQTIADAHHISLRHLQQLLAENELRGAVFDLATFNGTWPALAEAVSDE